The DNA region TTGCTCAGACTCTCGGGTCGATCCGGCGATTCTTTCCTCTTCGGGGCCTGGAGAGCTTTTTGTCGTCCGCAACGTGGCGAATCTGGTTCCTCCCTTTGATCCTGATGGCGGTCGTCATGGGGTCAGCGCCGCGATCGAATTTGCCGTTGTGAACTTGAAAGTGGAGAACGTCATTGTTTTAGGTCACAGCCAATGCGGCGGCATCCGTGCACTCTTAAATCCCGAAAACACGATGGCCGGAGGCTTCCTTCAGCAATGGGTGAAAATTGCCGAGCCCGCCAAGACGCGAGCCATTGCTTTAGCTTCATCGGACGACTCTGTTCCCTTGTGGCGACTGTGCGAACACGAAAGCATTCGCACTTCCTTAGAAAATCTTCGTTCTTTCCCTTTCGTTGCCGAAGCCATTGAAACCCGCGGATTGACACTTCTCGGGATCTATTTTGACATTGAAAAAGGGGAACTTCTGGAGTTCAACGATAAAACGGAATCCTTCACGCCGATTTCACTTTAGATTTCGATTGAATGCCAAAGGCTCTGCAAAGAGCCTTTTCTTTTGCGAAGCTACAAATTTACAAAGCACTTTTCCTTGCGAGATACTGCCGGTATCGGAGGAAATATGCCTGAAGAAAAAGACAAGAATCAAAAAGACATTCCCACGCCTTTCAAGTTTTTCCTCGCCCATTCTGTCTGGATGTTTATTGCGGGAGTGGTGGTGGCGGTGATCGCCTATTTTTCGTTCTTTAAAAACTAAACTTTTCAAGCCGCCCTAACAAAGGCGGCTTGAAAAAAACTACATGCTTTGATTTGTCGGCGCCATCTTTTGTTGAATCTCTTGCGCTTTGGTCAAGTGATCCTGGACATGAGTTTTAGTCTCTTCCAAGAAGGTTTTTAGTTTTGGATCCTGGGCTGAAGGAATCAGACTGGAATCAAGCTCTGACAGCAGGGTCTGATGCATTTCGATTTGTTGAGTAATATAGGTCTTATCAAAATTCTCGTCCTTCATTTTTTTAAGACCGCTTAACTTATTCTTGGCGTCTTTTTCCATTTCCTTGCTTTTCGCGCTGGATTTCATTTTGATCTTATTATCCTTGGAAACGGACTTCCCTTCCTTTTTATTCTTCTTATGCTCTTCCATCATGTGCTTGGCAAAGTCTTTCACCTCTGAATTTTTAGCTTTATCTTCAGCCACATCACCAGCATCGATTTCCGCCTCGTTGGCGACTTTCACAATTTCCATGATCTCACCATCGGTGTAAGTGGCCGCGTGAGCCGTTGCGAAGGTGAAGGACGCCGCCAGTAATAAAGCGGATGCACATTGTTTTGTATTCATGAATTCTCCTTGTTGTTTTGTTAGTGCTCTTATGCTGCTGGGCCTTCCTGGGAAGCTCAATTGACAAAAAAGTAACGTGTTAATTGACGGTGGGCCCGATCTTGCATCAACGAAGAGCATGAGCACACTAAAAGGACTCTTCTTATTATCATTGGGTGTTTGCCTGGGAGCTGCGGCTTCAATGACAGTTGCAAAAAAAGCGTCAGCTGGCAAACGAAGACAGACCTATCGCGACGAGGACGAATATGATGAAGTCAACGAAAGTTCGATGGAGTCATTCCCGGCCAGTGATCCACCGGCATGGAGCAAAACCCCGAAAAATCCTGACGAATACCATTAAGGCGTCAGCGTTCGACGGGGCAATTTGACCACTCGCTTTGGGGCAAATAAAAAAGGCTCTTGATTTCGCAAGAGCCAGTTTGTCATTTATGATGTTACATCAAGCTTCGATCTCGTCGGAGTGTCTTTCGCGACGATCCCAACGAGCAAACAAACTGTACACGCAAGGCACGACATACAAGGTCAGGAAGGTTGAAACCAAGACGCCCCCGATAACCGCAATGGCCATAGGTTGTCGAGCTTCTGCTCCGGGCCCCAGACTTAAGGCCGCGGGAACGGCTCCGGCTATGGTCGCAAAGGACGTCATCAAAATCGGTCGAAGACGCGTGGGGCAAGCTTCAATCAGGGCCTGAGTCACAGGCACCTTTTCGATATCTCGACGCTGATTCGTAAAATCCACCAACAGGATGGAGTTCTTTTTCACAATCCCCATAAGCAAGATCAAACCGATCATACTGAAGATATTTAAAGACTGTCCCCCAACCAACAAAGCCAGAAACGCCCCCGAAAAACTGAAAGGCAATGCCATAAAAACCGTGATCGGATCAATAAAGCTATTAAACTGCGAGGCCAAGACCATGTAGGCAACGACGAAGCCCAGCACCAAAGCAAAAATCAAACTGATAAAACTTTGCTGAAACTCTTCGGCAGAACCGCTGATGATAACTTTGTAATCGGCCGGAAGAATCTTTCGAGCAGCTTCCATGGCTTGATCCGACGCCTGCTGCTGACTGAGCCCCGGCCCCATATTTCCGTAGATAATAATTGAGCGCTGACGATTCTTGCGCGAGATCGTGGATGCGACCGAGGCTTCTTTAATGTCCACCACGTCAGCGATAGGCACAAGTTCACCGCGATTGTTGCGCACCTTTAACTGGCGAATGCGCTCGTGAGGAGCCTGTCCATTGTCAGCCATTTTTACGCGGATGTCGTAACGATGGCCACCTTTTTCGTAACTCCCGGCAACCACCCCGCCCATCATGGCATTTAACACCTCGCCGATGGCAATGACACTGACACCGCGATCAGACGCTTTTTGACGATTGGGAATCACCTGAATTTCAGGAGCCCCCGCCTGATAGTCTGAGCTGACATCGGTCATGATCTTTTTATTTTTCAACTCTTCCACAATAGTTTCGGAATATTTTCCCAGTTCGTTCCAGTTCGGGCCTTGAATGCTGAACTCGACCGGGAACCCCTTGCCGCCTCCGCCGCCAAAGCCCTGTGTGGAAGGATCCTGCACCTGAGGTTTCGCGTCGGGAATGGTT from Bdellovibrio sp. ArHS includes:
- a CDS encoding carbonic anhydrase; translation: MLKKEIVRLLTGFRQFKEKFYAGDDSVYSKLQNGVQAPKTLIIGCSDSRVDPAILSSSGPGELFVVRNVANLVPPFDPDGGRHGVSAAIEFAVVNLKVENVIVLGHSQCGGIRALLNPENTMAGGFLQQWVKIAEPAKTRAIALASSDDSVPLWRLCEHESIRTSLENLRSFPFVAEAIETRGLTLLGIYFDIEKGELLEFNDKTESFTPISL
- a CDS encoding DUF4142 domain-containing protein; the encoded protein is MNTKQCASALLLAASFTFATAHAATYTDGEIMEIVKVANEAEIDAGDVAEDKAKNSEVKDFAKHMMEEHKKNKKEGKSVSKDNKIKMKSSAKSKEMEKDAKNKLSGLKKMKDENFDKTYITQQIEMHQTLLSELDSSLIPSAQDPKLKTFLEETKTHVQDHLTKAQEIQQKMAPTNQSM